In the genome of Arachis stenosperma cultivar V10309 chromosome 2, arast.V10309.gnm1.PFL2, whole genome shotgun sequence, the window TTTCTTCTGCTAAGTATcagaatgttttttttttcataccaaaaagatgttcttttatatatttttcgaatttttttgtattgcaaatgtgaatatctctatttctttaagaatttcatatttttttaaaaattttatagatatttaattatttttgctaaaatataactagatatttcttttgttaagtattaggatatttttttcatattaaatgaatgtttttttttatatttctgtaAAATTGTGTAGTTTGCAGTCTCTTTAATAATCAAAACGGCACCTAATATCCCAACACCTAATAAGAACTCCATCATCCACCATCCTTCTCACTAGCATCATAGCACAATCCACCTTCTTAACCTTACATGCGTCCAACACAAGCGCGTCGAACGTACGTGCATCCGCACCAATCCCATCTTCCTCCATCTTCTTCCAAACTCTGGCAGCGGCAGCCACGTCTCCAACGTAGCAGTGTGCAATGAGGAAGTAGTTGTGTCCCGTCAGATCCAGATTCACGCCAAGCGTGGACATAAAATCCACTATGCGTCGTGCGTGGTCTATGACTTTCTGGCGCGTTAGGATATTCAAGACGGGGTAGAAGGTGTTCGCACTGGGGCGGCAGCCTCCGGCGTCGGTACGTACCATATATTCGATGACGTGGAGCGCGTCATCGACGCGCTGGAGCTTGCAGAGGCGCGTGATGAGGGAATCGAACGCGTTCTTGCGAGTGACGCCGCGGTTGAGGGTGGATAGGGTTTGAAGGAGGTAGTTGAG includes:
- the LOC130963416 gene encoding pentatricopeptide repeat-containing protein At2g40240, mitochondrial-like, with the protein product MLYVFWTKKKDLSLSLSDPLCLSTATHSSSITDIWLVGKLTNATGSSGDFHALRDALNKRIQDNCFNTKSTFDFVTDKTFSSSLLNYLLQTLSTLNRGVTRKNAFDSLITRLCKLQRVDDALHVIEYMVRTDAGGCRPSANTFYPVLNILTRQKVIDHARRIVDFMSTLGVNLDLTGHNYFLIAHCYVGDVAAAARVWKKMEEDGIGADARTFDALVLDACKVKKVDCAMMLVRRMVDDGVLIRCWDIRCRFDY